From a single Bacillus gobiensis genomic region:
- a CDS encoding SRPBCC family protein, translating into MENNNQTQLEDIKQTILIDAPIQKVWNTVSTSEGIESWFMSNDFQPEEGHEFHLQTPFGPSPCKVVEFDPPHRLSFTWDVDGWIVSFLLKELDGKTEFTLIHGGWKHPDDILPKANEKSSIIRDRMDHGWVKIVESLRKVTEN; encoded by the coding sequence TTGGAAAATAATAATCAAACTCAGCTGGAGGACATTAAGCAGACCATTCTTATTGACGCGCCGATTCAAAAAGTGTGGAACACCGTTTCAACGTCAGAAGGTATCGAATCATGGTTCATGTCAAATGATTTTCAACCGGAAGAAGGACACGAGTTCCATTTACAAACACCTTTTGGACCATCTCCATGTAAAGTAGTAGAATTCGATCCTCCCCATCGACTCTCTTTTACGTGGGATGTCGACGGCTGGATTGTGTCATTTCTTTTAAAGGAGTTGGACGGCAAGACTGAGTTTACGCTTATCCATGGCGGATGGAAGCATCCTGATGACATTCTTCCGAAAGCAAATGAGAAAAGCTCAATTATTCGTGACAGAATGGATCACGGCTGGGTTAAAATTGTTGAAAGCCTTAGAAAGGTTACTGAAAATTAA
- a CDS encoding MFS transporter, translated as MKKTHPALIIFLFFLGWVFMYADRNILSPVMGSIGEEWNLDKAQLGLMSTVFFAAYAAMQIPTGFLADRFGRVKILVAGYLLFGVATYLSGIAATFGMFLLMRALTGLGEGTYYGTQYAISSNTTPKKYRGLVSAIINSGMAFGISLGFIMASHFTYTLNHGWQFSFYIFAIPTVIIAILIGIFVRDNNHTPKNNEAEQPQEKPNVKLLFTKNHIFVYIIIFCSLYGFFGMLTWLPYYLQTVREIEGSQTGIIASLVPWASIPGAILFGYLSDKIKSKKPLIVFLGIAGALFQFVIPYTQNYSLMIVGLVMYGLLGKLALDPVLISYMADITPASMYSRVYGFFNFSGMLSSVFAPYITGYFADLTGSLEFGFYLSGGLLIIGSVLFLFTDKHANNSNDSVKIDYLPKEGKTV; from the coding sequence ATGAAAAAAACACATCCTGCACTTATTATTTTTCTGTTCTTTTTAGGCTGGGTCTTTATGTATGCTGATCGAAACATTCTTTCACCCGTAATGGGAAGCATTGGGGAAGAGTGGAATTTGGATAAGGCGCAATTAGGGTTGATGTCTACCGTCTTTTTTGCTGCTTATGCAGCGATGCAGATTCCCACTGGTTTTTTGGCTGATCGATTCGGCCGCGTAAAGATTTTGGTTGCCGGTTATCTTCTGTTTGGAGTTGCCACTTATTTAAGCGGAATCGCTGCAACTTTTGGAATGTTTTTGCTTATGCGCGCGTTAACCGGACTAGGAGAAGGGACGTATTACGGAACTCAATACGCCATTTCTTCCAATACGACCCCGAAAAAATATCGGGGACTTGTCTCTGCCATTATTAATAGCGGAATGGCTTTTGGTATCTCGCTCGGATTTATTATGGCAAGCCATTTCACTTATACGCTAAATCATGGATGGCAATTCTCGTTTTATATATTTGCGATTCCAACAGTCATTATCGCCATACTGATTGGAATTTTTGTACGTGATAACAACCATACCCCAAAAAACAATGAAGCGGAGCAGCCTCAAGAAAAACCAAATGTGAAGCTCCTATTTACCAAAAATCATATCTTTGTTTACATTATTATCTTTTGTTCCTTATACGGATTTTTCGGTATGCTGACCTGGCTACCGTATTATTTGCAAACCGTAAGAGAAATAGAAGGGTCACAAACAGGGATCATCGCTTCCCTAGTTCCGTGGGCCTCAATTCCAGGTGCCATTTTGTTTGGTTATTTATCAGATAAAATTAAAAGCAAAAAGCCTCTGATCGTATTTTTGGGCATAGCTGGAGCACTTTTTCAATTTGTCATTCCTTATACGCAAAACTACTCGTTAATGATCGTCGGATTGGTGATGTACGGATTGCTCGGAAAACTGGCGCTGGATCCAGTTTTAATCTCATATATGGCAGATATTACACCCGCTTCAATGTATTCAAGAGTTTACGGATTTTTCAATTTCAGCGGCATGCTCTCTTCGGTATTTGCCCCATATATTACTGGATACTTTGCCGATCTGACCGGAAGCCTTGAGTTTGGTTTTTATCTATCAGGTGGATTACTGATCATAGGCTCTGTATTGTTCCTGTTCACTGATAAACATGCAAATAATTCCAATGATTCTGTGAAAATTGATTATTTACCTAAGGAAGGAAAAACAGTATGA
- a CDS encoding ArsR/SmtB family transcription factor: MAESAKKHDVFQAIADPTRREVLKLLSEKELPISEITEHFPMTRTAIAKHLVILSEANLVSGRKVGREKRYWLNPEPLTELKEWLSYYEQFWDNKLSILKHVVENQENTDAADLKTAPKKNP; encoded by the coding sequence ATGGCGGAATCAGCAAAAAAGCATGATGTTTTTCAAGCGATTGCTGATCCAACACGCAGAGAAGTGCTAAAACTGCTTTCTGAAAAAGAACTGCCAATTTCAGAAATAACGGAGCATTTTCCAATGACCCGTACAGCCATTGCCAAGCACCTTGTCATTCTTTCAGAAGCAAACCTGGTCAGCGGGAGGAAGGTCGGCAGAGAAAAACGCTACTGGCTGAATCCAGAGCCCCTAACAGAATTGAAAGAATGGCTTTCGTATTATGAACAATTTTGGGATAACAAACTATCCATTCTTAAGCACGTGGTTGAAAACCAAGAAAATACGGATGCAGCAGACTTAAAAACTGCACCTAAAAAAAACCCCTGA
- the ggt gene encoding gamma-glutamyltransferase — MNQSLVGSKTMVVSPHYLASSAGNTILLRGGNAFDAAVAVSACLAVVYPHMTGLGGDSFWLTYCSKEQKARAYNGSGRAGSKADREFFSGLDSIPYRGIKSIITVPGMIDSWDAILKKYGRLTLAEVLAPAIEYAASGFPLSNDQYENTVQRADVLRQDSDTASIFLPDNRLPNKNERFVQRNLANTLKQIAEKGRDEFYKGELAKRIVTSLQEKGGLLTFEDFSGHSGNWTEPISASYRDCTMFQVPPNSQGFAGLMILNILENYDLASIPHGSYEYYHLLTEVIKASFQDRNAVLTDPDFHPIPLEKLLSASYASEMAQSIDFSKAKDSFSEPVGNDTAYAAVVDEEGNCVSFIQSIYFEFGSGVVAGDTGIIMQNRGSFFSLDPSHVNRLEPNKRTFHTLMPAMACKNGKPYILYGTQGGEGQPQTQAAIITRMLDYHMNPQQAINEPRFLWGRTWGEATQELKLESRISQNVSDELEKAGHIVNRVAEFDGVMGHAHAILIDEQGFLHAGVDPRSDGEAVGR, encoded by the coding sequence ATGAATCAATCGCTAGTCGGTTCAAAAACGATGGTTGTAAGTCCGCATTATCTGGCCTCTTCAGCCGGGAATACAATTTTGCTGCGGGGAGGAAATGCCTTTGATGCAGCGGTCGCTGTGAGTGCTTGCTTAGCAGTTGTTTATCCCCATATGACCGGGCTCGGAGGAGACTCATTTTGGCTAACGTACTGCTCGAAGGAGCAAAAAGCACGTGCATATAATGGAAGCGGACGAGCTGGATCAAAAGCTGACCGCGAGTTCTTCAGCGGACTCGACTCAATTCCTTACCGAGGAATCAAAAGTATTATCACTGTACCCGGAATGATAGACAGCTGGGACGCAATATTGAAAAAGTACGGGAGACTCACATTAGCTGAAGTACTTGCACCAGCTATCGAATACGCGGCTTCGGGCTTTCCGCTTTCTAACGACCAATATGAAAATACTGTCCAAAGAGCTGACGTGTTACGCCAAGATTCCGATACAGCATCTATTTTCCTGCCTGACAATCGGCTTCCAAATAAAAATGAACGATTTGTACAGCGAAATCTGGCAAATACCTTAAAACAGATTGCAGAAAAAGGCAGAGATGAATTTTATAAGGGCGAGCTTGCGAAACGGATCGTAACAAGCCTGCAAGAAAAAGGGGGGTTATTGACGTTCGAAGATTTTTCTGGGCACTCCGGAAATTGGACAGAACCAATATCCGCTTCCTACCGTGACTGCACGATGTTTCAAGTCCCCCCTAATTCTCAAGGGTTCGCTGGCTTGATGATCTTGAATATTCTTGAAAACTATGATCTCGCATCAATACCACACGGTTCTTACGAATATTATCATTTGCTGACAGAAGTGATAAAAGCAAGCTTCCAAGACCGGAATGCCGTATTAACGGATCCCGATTTTCATCCGATCCCGCTTGAAAAATTACTCAGCGCGTCCTATGCAAGTGAAATGGCACAGTCGATTGATTTCAGCAAAGCGAAAGATAGTTTTAGCGAACCGGTTGGAAATGACACGGCTTATGCAGCCGTAGTCGATGAGGAAGGCAATTGTGTTTCCTTTATCCAAAGCATTTACTTTGAATTTGGATCAGGCGTCGTTGCAGGGGATACTGGGATCATTATGCAAAACAGAGGCTCTTTCTTTTCTCTCGATCCTTCACACGTGAATCGTTTGGAACCGAATAAGCGCACCTTCCATACGCTGATGCCCGCGATGGCGTGTAAAAACGGAAAGCCGTATATTTTGTACGGCACGCAAGGCGGTGAAGGACAGCCGCAAACTCAAGCAGCCATAATTACAAGAATGCTTGACTATCACATGAATCCTCAGCAAGCCATCAATGAACCGAGATTTTTGTGGGGAAGAACATGGGGAGAAGCCACACAGGAATTAAAACTCGAAAGCAGGATCAGCCAGAACGTGTCTGATGAGTTGGAAAAAGCCGGCCATATCGTCAATCGAGTCGCTGAATTCGACGGAGTCATGGGCCATGCCCATGCCATTTTAATTGATGAACAAGGCTTTCTGCACGCCGGCGTTGATCCAAGAAGTGATGGAGAGGCTGTGGGGAGGTAG